The following nucleotide sequence is from Candidatus Zixiibacteriota bacterium.
CCAGTCCACAGGTATGGGTCTGACTGAAGGTCCCCGGGGCGCTCTGGGCCACTGGATTACCATTAAAAACAAGAAGATCGACAACTACCAGTGCGTCGTTCCCACAACCTGGAACGCCAGCCCCAGAGACGACAAAAACCAGTTGGGTCCAATGGAACAGGCTTTGATCGGAATTCCAATAGCTGA
It contains:
- a CDS encoding nickel-dependent hydrogenase large subunit, translated to QSTGMGLTEGPRGALGHWITIKNKKIDNYQCVVPTTWNASPRDDKNQLGPMEQALIGIPIADPENPIEPLRVVRAFDPCLACAIHILEPDKEVKKVRVL